One Streptococcus gallolyticus subsp. gallolyticus DSM 16831 DNA window includes the following coding sequences:
- a CDS encoding S8 family serine peptidase — translation MDKKERFSFRKYKVGLVSVLVGAVFLAAGAGRVSADELSKAAGVSQTDPASNIEQVVQATESSSTADFAQVASVETTIEASRVESTATASTTADEVALASKTQETVSEELSSPAATSEATAVGNVANAQESSASSEVAEEIAQDVEASAASVSSEVVTEVTEKAQPEEQTLDSATPQSIDSDELITVPEAWESGYKGQGTIVAIIDSGLDVDHDVLHISDLSTAKYGSEEEIEAAKAAAGITYGKWFNDKVVFGYNYVDGNTILKEGEEASHGMHVTGIATGNPTKALGDEYIYGVAPEAQVIFLRVFSDLKSSTGPALYVRAIEDAVKLGADSINLSLGSTTGSEVNIEQTLIDAVKAAQKAGVNVVFAAGNEGAFGDSINPSAENPDYGLVGNPSTTQDVISVASYNNSITRSNVVTFVGMEDNAELNNGKSSFTNPDKSDKKFENGKAYDYVYVGTGTAEELEGVDLTGKLALIQRGGLTFSEKIANATAHGAEGVIIFNNDPDGSNVSMAIDDTAIAIPSAFIPYKFGIELAKGGYQIKFSDVAEKFDNPGAGKFSSFSSWGLTTDGALKPDVAAPGGSIYSSYNNDKYGSMSGTSMASPHVAGVVALVKQYLKENFHEKSDEEVGYLVKALIMSTAKAHYDKEAQAYTSPRQQGAGLVDTASAVSTGLYVTGDDGYGSVTLGNVGDTFTFDVTIHNIGDQDKTLTYETNLGTDTVENGEITLAPRQLSTTTGHTITVKANSSETITITVDASQFAELLSKEMPNGYYLEGFVRFLDPTDLAEVVSIPYVGFRGDFQNLAVVETPVYQLVSDGKDGFYFEVSDDHVVESGDATTSLLTNNAGSGYYKVLGTYSNDDGDFVLQLDENGQPYLAISPDGDGNQDYVLFKGVFLRNYTNATAAVYAADDVNFENPLWESGDSSGIKNYYKKASVLYATRWDGKDQDGHDLADGKYKYVLTYYPEVIGADAQHLAFDVIVDRKEPIITTATYDENTLTFTPRKALDPDGSGVFKDSIFYYAENEKGEVEQVYLTPNADGSFTLPLDLADIEDFYYAVEDYAGNVAYAKVEDLINVGNDSGRVTVNLLNDETKGNSYVDYTFIIKDAKGDIVTDLHFFGEDLTTVDLPFGDYTVELALYDEEWAELAGPTSQKVSISETDSYKTVDFFVHTFSKAALVLDFDKDLPKGTDVTIVNKDGKVTSVPAARYVKTDYGKDVYVGDYTLALNLPEGYEIYEDPDFTVLYGKQNRVKFSVIDKTGLISETNATADLEKEARYYNASLAKLLTYRDALTSAQTILSEKHTQAEIDAALANLQVATAALDGEETQYQALTDESDRYVGVQADPAYYNASASSRITYDTLYRSAKFILAKAQTTQEEVDTALADLVAAREALDGQATDFTALRDLSAKSAVLKVTAAKYQNASETVKDAYDQALEEALAVLANEGATQGEVDAALANLKAAEKALDGQEIIEDTDVPKEESLIPEEVIKPETPPKVEPQVSENEIGGEVAALGVVTVHKEVKASTPAKPLASSKATDELPQTSSVTQNYLLALGFTLVTLTAGIWKRRKVSKD, via the coding sequence ATGGATAAGAAAGAGAGATTCTCTTTTAGGAAGTACAAGGTCGGACTAGTTTCAGTCCTTGTGGGAGCTGTCTTTTTGGCAGCAGGTGCAGGTCGTGTTTCGGCTGATGAGTTGTCAAAAGCAGCAGGAGTAAGTCAAACAGACCCTGCTTCTAATATTGAGCAAGTGGTGCAGGCAACAGAAAGTTCAAGCACAGCTGATTTTGCTCAAGTGGCATCAGTAGAAACGACGATTGAAGCAAGTAGGGTTGAAAGCACGGCGACAGCTAGTACAACAGCAGATGAAGTGGCATTAGCTTCTAAAACGCAGGAGACAGTATCAGAAGAACTTTCTAGCCCAGCTGCTACATCAGAAGCGACTGCTGTTGGTAATGTGGCTAATGCGCAAGAGAGTAGTGCTTCGAGTGAAGTTGCTGAAGAAATAGCACAAGATGTTGAAGCATCTGCAGCAAGTGTTTCTAGTGAAGTGGTTACTGAAGTAACAGAAAAAGCTCAACCAGAAGAGCAAACACTTGATTCTGCAACACCTCAAAGTATTGATAGTGACGAGCTTATTACAGTTCCAGAGGCTTGGGAGAGCGGCTATAAAGGACAAGGAACAATCGTTGCTATTATCGATTCAGGTTTGGATGTTGACCATGATGTTTTACACATTTCAGACCTTTCTACCGCTAAATATGGTAGCGAAGAAGAAATTGAAGCAGCTAAAGCCGCAGCTGGTATTACCTATGGGAAATGGTTTAATGATAAAGTTGTCTTTGGATACAACTATGTTGACGGAAATACGATTTTAAAAGAAGGTGAAGAAGCTTCACACGGTATGCACGTTACGGGGATTGCAACAGGAAATCCTACCAAAGCTTTGGGTGATGAATACATTTATGGTGTGGCACCAGAAGCTCAAGTCATTTTCTTACGTGTTTTCTCAGATTTGAAATCATCGACTGGTCCAGCACTTTACGTTCGTGCAATTGAAGACGCTGTGAAATTGGGTGCGGACTCTATCAACCTTAGTCTTGGAAGTACAACAGGCTCTGAAGTTAATATTGAACAAACATTAATTGACGCTGTAAAGGCAGCTCAAAAGGCTGGTGTTAACGTCGTTTTCGCTGCTGGTAATGAAGGTGCTTTTGGGGACAGTATTAATCCGTCAGCAGAAAATCCTGATTATGGTCTTGTTGGCAATCCATCAACAACACAAGATGTTATCTCTGTTGCTTCTTACAACAATAGCATTACACGTAGCAATGTAGTGACATTTGTTGGAATGGAAGATAATGCTGAGCTTAACAATGGTAAGAGTTCATTTACCAATCCAGATAAAAGTGATAAGAAATTTGAAAATGGCAAAGCTTATGATTATGTCTATGTTGGAACAGGGACAGCAGAGGAACTTGAAGGTGTCGATTTAACAGGAAAACTTGCTCTTATCCAACGTGGTGGTTTAACATTTTCTGAAAAAATTGCGAATGCGACAGCACATGGTGCCGAAGGTGTTATCATCTTTAACAACGACCCAGATGGTTCAAATGTTAGCATGGCAATTGATGATACAGCGATTGCGATTCCGTCAGCATTTATCCCATATAAATTTGGTATCGAGCTAGCAAAAGGCGGCTATCAAATTAAATTTAGCGATGTTGCTGAAAAATTTGACAATCCAGGAGCAGGTAAATTTTCTAGCTTTAGTAGCTGGGGATTGACGACGGATGGTGCGCTAAAACCTGACGTTGCTGCACCAGGTGGCAGTATTTATTCATCTTACAATAATGATAAATACGGTTCGATGAGTGGTACAAGTATGGCATCACCTCATGTTGCAGGTGTAGTTGCTTTGGTGAAACAATACCTTAAAGAAAATTTCCACGAAAAATCAGATGAAGAAGTTGGTTACCTTGTCAAAGCCTTGATTATGAGTACAGCTAAGGCACATTATGATAAAGAAGCACAAGCTTACACATCACCACGTCAACAAGGTGCAGGGCTTGTTGATACGGCATCAGCAGTTAGCACAGGACTTTATGTGACTGGTGATGATGGTTATGGTAGTGTTACGCTCGGAAATGTTGGCGATACCTTTACATTTGATGTAACTATTCATAATATTGGTGACCAAGATAAAACCTTAACTTACGAAACTAATCTAGGTACGGATACGGTTGAAAATGGGGAAATTACGCTAGCACCACGTCAATTGTCAACGACAACAGGTCATACGATTACTGTTAAAGCTAATAGCTCAGAGACAATCACGATTACTGTGGATGCTAGTCAATTTGCGGAATTATTGAGCAAAGAAATGCCAAATGGTTATTACCTTGAAGGCTTTGTTCGCTTCTTAGACCCAACTGATCTAGCAGAAGTTGTCAGCATTCCATATGTTGGTTTCAGAGGTGATTTCCAAAATCTAGCTGTTGTTGAAACACCTGTCTATCAACTGGTATCTGATGGTAAAGACGGTTTCTACTTTGAAGTTAGTGATGACCATGTCGTTGAAAGTGGTGATGCAACGACTTCGCTTCTGACAAATAATGCTGGAAGTGGTTATTATAAAGTGCTTGGTACTTATTCTAATGATGATGGTGATTTTGTCCTACAATTAGATGAAAATGGTCAACCGTACTTAGCAATTTCACCAGACGGCGATGGTAATCAAGATTATGTCTTGTTTAAAGGTGTTTTCTTGAGAAATTATACAAATGCGACAGCAGCTGTTTATGCGGCAGATGATGTTAATTTTGAAAATCCATTGTGGGAAAGTGGCGATTCGTCAGGCATTAAAAATTATTATAAAAAAGCTAGTGTATTATATGCAACACGGTGGGATGGTAAAGACCAAGACGGTCACGACCTAGCTGACGGTAAGTATAAATATGTTTTGACTTATTATCCAGAAGTTATCGGCGCAGATGCACAGCATTTAGCCTTTGATGTGATTGTTGACCGCAAAGAACCGATTATCACAACGGCGACTTATGATGAAAATACATTGACCTTTACGCCACGTAAGGCTCTTGACCCAGATGGTTCGGGCGTCTTTAAAGATAGCATTTTTTACTACGCAGAAAATGAAAAAGGTGAAGTTGAACAAGTCTATCTCACACCGAATGCTGACGGCTCATTTACGTTGCCACTTGACTTGGCTGACATTGAAGATTTCTACTATGCTGTTGAGGATTACGCAGGAAATGTCGCTTATGCAAAAGTAGAAGATTTGATTAACGTTGGTAATGATAGCGGTCGTGTGACTGTTAACCTGTTGAATGATGAAACAAAAGGCAATAGTTATGTCGATTATACTTTCATTATCAAAGACGCTAAAGGCGATATTGTTACTGATTTGCATTTCTTTGGTGAAGATTTGACAACGGTTGATTTACCTTTTGGCGATTATACTGTTGAACTTGCGCTTTATGATGAAGAGTGGGCAGAGCTTGCTGGTCCAACTAGTCAAAAAGTAAGTATTTCAGAGACTGATAGTTATAAGACCGTTGATTTCTTTGTTCACACTTTCAGCAAAGCAGCATTGGTGCTTGATTTCGATAAAGATTTGCCTAAGGGAACTGACGTTACAATTGTTAATAAAGACGGAAAAGTAACTAGTGTTCCAGCAGCCCGTTATGTAAAAACGGATTATGGTAAAGATGTTTACGTTGGCGATTACACATTGGCATTGAATTTACCAGAGGGCTATGAAATTTATGAGGACCCTGACTTTACAGTCCTTTATGGCAAACAAAACCGTGTGAAATTCAGTGTGATTGATAAGACAGGTTTGATTTCAGAAACAAATGCAACAGCTGATTTAGAGAAAGAAGCACGTTATTATAACGCATCATTAGCTAAATTGTTGACTTATCGTGATGCGCTAACAAGTGCTCAAACAATCTTGTCGGAAAAACATACACAAGCAGAAATAGATGCCGCCTTGGCTAACTTGCAAGTGGCGACAGCAGCTCTTGACGGTGAAGAAACACAATACCAAGCCTTGACTGATGAAAGCGACCGTTATGTTGGTGTTCAAGCAGACCCTGCTTATTATAATGCTAGTGCGTCATCACGCATTACTTATGATACACTTTATCGTTCTGCTAAATTTATCTTGGCAAAAGCTCAAACAACTCAAGAAGAAGTCGATACAGCCTTGGCTGATTTGGTTGCTGCGCGTGAAGCCTTGGACGGACAAGCAACAGACTTTACAGCTTTGCGTGATTTGTCAGCTAAATCTGCAGTCCTTAAAGTGACAGCCGCTAAATACCAAAATGCCAGCGAAACTGTCAAAGACGCTTACGACCAAGCCCTTGAAGAAGCACTTGCTGTTTTAGCAAATGAAGGTGCAACTCAAGGAGAAGTAGATGCAGCCTTGGCTAATTTGAAAGCAGCTGAAAAAGCTCTAGACGGTCAAGAAATTATCGAGGACACTGATGTTCCGAAAGAAGAATCTCTCATTCCTGAAGAGGTCATCAAACCAGAAACACCACCGAAAGTGGAACCGCAGGTCAGTGAAAACGAGATAGGAGGAGAGGTAGCTGCCCTAGGGGTCGTAACCGTTCATAAAGAAGTTAAAGCTTCAACTCCTGCTAAACCTTTGGCAAGTTCAAAAGCAACCGACGAGCTCCCTCAAACATCAAGCGTTACACAAAATTATCTTCTTGCTCTCGGCTTTACTTTAGTGACACTAACAGCAGGCATCTGGAAACGAAGAAAAGTCTCTAAAGACTAA
- a CDS encoding DEAD/DEAH box helicase has product MISQFPQVWQEQLANLKFSELTAIQKQIFEPISQGDNVLGVSPTGTGKTLAYLFPTLLNVTPKKSQQLLILAPNTELAGQIFEVTKTWAEPLNLTAQLFISGSSQKRQIERLKKGPEILIGTPGRVFELVKLKKIKMMNVDTIVLDEFDELLGDSQYHFVENIINRVPRDHQMVYMSATNKVDADALAENTLTIDLSDQKLEQIAHYYITVDKRDRLELLRKFSNIPEFRGLVFFNSLSDLGATEERLQFNRVSAVSLASDINVKFRKVILEKFKNHDISLLLATDLVARGIDIENLEYVINFDLARDKEVYTHRAGRTGRMGKAGVVITFITHKEELKKLKKYAQVSEVYLKNQGLHLKK; this is encoded by the coding sequence ATGATTTCACAATTTCCACAAGTCTGGCAAGAGCAGTTAGCTAATCTGAAATTTAGCGAGCTAACAGCTATTCAAAAACAAATTTTCGAGCCTATTTCACAAGGTGATAATGTCCTTGGTGTCAGCCCAACTGGTACAGGTAAGACACTAGCTTATCTTTTCCCAACACTTTTAAATGTGACACCCAAAAAATCACAACAATTATTGATTTTAGCACCAAATACCGAACTAGCAGGGCAAATTTTTGAGGTAACTAAAACATGGGCTGAGCCTCTAAATCTTACAGCACAGCTATTCATTTCTGGTTCTAGTCAAAAACGTCAAATCGAACGTTTGAAAAAAGGTCCAGAAATTCTTATCGGAACACCTGGGCGTGTTTTCGAGTTAGTCAAGCTCAAAAAAATCAAAATGATGAACGTTGACACAATCGTTTTGGATGAATTTGATGAATTGCTAGGTGACTCTCAATATCATTTTGTTGAAAATATCATCAACCGTGTTCCACGTGACCACCAAATGGTTTACATGAGTGCAACCAATAAAGTTGACGCTGACGCACTCGCTGAAAATACGTTGACGATTGATTTGTCTGACCAAAAGCTGGAACAAATCGCTCATTATTACATTACCGTTGATAAACGTGACCGCCTTGAATTACTCCGCAAATTTTCAAATATTCCAGAATTCCGTGGCTTGGTCTTTTTCAACAGTCTTTCAGATTTAGGAGCTACTGAAGAACGTCTCCAATTTAATCGTGTTTCTGCTGTTTCTTTGGCTTCTGATATTAATGTCAAATTCCGTAAAGTCATTCTTGAAAAATTCAAAAATCATGACATTTCACTACTGTTGGCAACTGATTTAGTTGCCCGTGGGATTGATATTGAAAATCTCGAATACGTTATCAATTTTGACCTCGCTCGTGATAAAGAAGTCTATACTCATCGTGCAGGAAGAACTGGACGTATGGGAAAAGCTGGCGTTGTCATTACTTTCATTACGCACAAAGAAGAATTGAAAAAACTAAAAAAATACGCTCAAGTCTCAGAAGTTTATCTTAAAAATCAAGGACTTCATTTGAAAAAATAA
- the udk gene encoding uridine kinase, which translates to MRKKPIIIGVTGGSGGGKTSVSKAILANFKDQKIAMIQHDSYYKDQSHLTFEERVSTNYDHPLAFDTDLMIEHINELIAGRPVDIPIYDYTQHTRSEKTYRQEPQDVFIVEGILVLEDKRLRDLMDIKLFVDTDDDIRIIRRIKRDMEERGRSLDSVIDQYTSVVKPMYHQFIEPTKRYADIIIPEGASNVVAIDLINTKIATILE; encoded by the coding sequence ATGCGTAAAAAACCTATTATTATTGGTGTGACTGGTGGCTCTGGTGGTGGAAAAACCAGTGTTTCAAAGGCTATTTTGGCGAATTTTAAAGACCAAAAGATTGCGATGATTCAACATGATTCTTACTATAAAGACCAAAGTCATCTGACATTTGAAGAACGCGTGTCAACCAATTATGACCACCCACTTGCTTTTGATACGGATTTGATGATTGAGCACATCAATGAACTCATTGCAGGGCGTCCTGTTGATATTCCAATTTATGATTACACACAACATACGCGTAGCGAAAAAACATATCGCCAAGAACCACAAGATGTTTTTATTGTCGAAGGAATCTTGGTTCTTGAAGATAAACGTCTTCGTGATTTAATGGATATTAAATTATTTGTTGATACCGATGACGATATCCGTATTATTCGCCGTATCAAACGTGATATGGAAGAACGTGGACGTAGCCTTGACAGCGTTATTGACCAATACACATCAGTTGTTAAGCCAATGTACCACCAATTCATCGAACCAACAAAACGTTATGCAGACATTATCATCCCAGAAGGAGCATCAAACGTTGTCGCTATCGACCTTATCAACACTAAAATCGCAACTATTTTAGAATGA
- a CDS encoding 2-isopropylmalate synthase — translation MRKVEFLDTTLRDGEQTPGVNFSIKEKVAIAKQLEKWGIASIEAGFPAASPDSFEAVRQISAAMTTTAVSGLARSVKSDIDACYEALKDAKYPQCHVFIATSPIHREYKLKKTKEEILDIIKEHVTYARSKFDVVEFSPEDATRTELDYLLQVVQTAVDAGATYINIPDTVGFTTPEEYGNIFKYLIENTKSDREIIFSPHCHDDLGMATANTLAAIKNGAGRVEGTVNGIGERAGNVALEEIAVALNIREDYYQATSDIVLNETVNTSELISRFSGISIPKNKAVVGGNAFSHESGIHQDGVLKNPLTYEIITPELVGVKHNSLPLGKLSGRHAFIEKLKELELAFEESEIATLFGKFKKLADKKHEITDADIRALVAGTEIENPEGFHFGDLKLTSNADDTVTAEVLMVNADGEEVEVIANGKGSVEAIYNAVDKFFNQTVRLLSYTMDAVTDGIDSQARVSVSIENVDTGTIFNASGIDFDVLKAGAIAYVNANAFVQKENAGEIGKAVSFRDVPTN, via the coding sequence ATGCGTAAAGTTGAATTCCTTGATACCACTCTTCGTGATGGTGAACAAACGCCAGGCGTTAATTTTTCAATCAAAGAAAAAGTAGCAATTGCCAAACAGCTTGAAAAATGGGGTATTGCTTCAATTGAAGCTGGTTTTCCAGCAGCTAGTCCTGATTCATTTGAAGCGGTTCGTCAAATTTCAGCAGCAATGACAACAACTGCGGTGTCAGGTTTAGCACGTTCTGTGAAATCAGATATTGATGCTTGTTATGAAGCATTGAAAGATGCTAAATACCCACAATGTCACGTGTTCATTGCAACAAGTCCTATTCATCGTGAATATAAATTGAAAAAAACAAAAGAAGAAATTCTTGATATTATCAAAGAACATGTGACTTATGCACGCAGTAAATTTGATGTGGTCGAATTTTCTCCAGAAGATGCAACCCGAACAGAACTTGATTATCTTCTCCAAGTTGTTCAGACAGCGGTTGATGCTGGCGCAACTTACATCAATATTCCTGATACGGTTGGTTTCACAACGCCAGAGGAATATGGTAACATCTTCAAATATTTGATTGAAAATACAAAATCAGACCGCGAGATTATCTTCAGTCCACATTGTCATGATGACCTTGGAATGGCGACAGCCAACACTTTAGCAGCTATCAAAAATGGTGCTGGACGCGTTGAAGGGACAGTTAATGGTATTGGTGAACGTGCTGGAAATGTGGCACTTGAAGAGATTGCAGTAGCTCTTAATATCCGTGAAGATTATTATCAAGCGACATCTGATATTGTCCTTAACGAAACGGTCAATACGTCTGAATTGATTTCACGCTTCTCAGGAATTTCAATTCCTAAGAATAAAGCTGTGGTTGGTGGAAATGCCTTCTCACACGAATCTGGTATTCACCAAGATGGTGTGCTTAAAAATCCACTCACTTATGAAATTATCACGCCAGAGCTTGTCGGTGTCAAACACAACTCGCTTCCGCTTGGTAAACTTTCAGGTCGTCATGCTTTCATTGAAAAATTGAAAGAACTCGAACTTGCTTTCGAAGAATCAGAAATTGCAACGCTATTTGGCAAATTTAAAAAATTGGCTGATAAGAAACATGAAATTACAGACGCTGATATCAGAGCTTTGGTTGCTGGAACAGAAATTGAAAATCCAGAAGGCTTCCACTTTGGCGATTTGAAATTAACATCAAATGCTGATGATACGGTGACAGCTGAAGTGCTTATGGTAAACGCTGACGGTGAAGAAGTTGAAGTTATCGCAAATGGAAAAGGTTCTGTTGAAGCTATCTATAACGCTGTCGATAAATTCTTCAATCAAACTGTCCGCCTTCTCAGCTACACAATGGATGCTGTAACAGACGGTATTGATTCACAAGCGCGTGTGTCTGTTTCAATTGAAAATGTTGATACAGGAACAATTTTCAACGCATCTGGTATTGATTTTGACGTGCTTAAAGCAGGTGCTATTGCTTATGTCAATGCGAATGCTTTTGTTCAAAAAGAAAATGCTGGTGAAATTGGCAAAGCCGTTTCATTCCGTGATGTGCCAACTAATTAA
- the leuB gene encoding 3-isopropylmalate dehydrogenase, protein MTKKIVTLAGDGIGPEIMAAGLEVLEAVASKINFDYDIDAKPFGGAGIDASGHPLPKETLDAAKSADAILLAAIGGPKYDNAPVRPEQGLLAIRKELNLFANIRPVRIFDALKHLSPLKPERIEGVDFVVVRELTGGIYFGEHQLQDESARDINDYSAQEIRRIIRKAFELARLRGKKVTSIDKQNVLATSKLWRKVAEEVALDFPDVTLEHQLVDSAAMIMITNPSRFDVVVTENLFGDILSDESSVLPGTLGVMPSASHSENGPSLYEPIHGSAPDIAGQGIANPVSMILSVAMMLRESFGEVAGAELIENAVDKTFNQGILTRDLGGKASTAEMTAAIIANL, encoded by the coding sequence ATGACGAAAAAAATTGTTACACTTGCTGGTGATGGTATTGGTCCAGAAATTATGGCAGCAGGCTTAGAAGTCCTTGAAGCTGTGGCTTCAAAAATTAATTTTGATTATGACATTGATGCAAAACCTTTTGGTGGTGCAGGAATTGATGCCAGTGGTCATCCACTACCAAAAGAAACTTTGGATGCGGCAAAATCAGCTGATGCGATTTTATTAGCTGCCATTGGTGGTCCGAAATACGATAATGCTCCTGTTCGTCCAGAACAAGGCTTGCTTGCCATTCGTAAGGAATTAAATTTGTTTGCAAATATCAGACCTGTTCGTATCTTTGATGCGTTGAAACACTTGTCGCCTTTGAAACCTGAACGTATTGAAGGAGTTGACTTTGTTGTTGTCCGTGAGTTAACAGGTGGTATCTATTTTGGTGAACATCAATTACAAGATGAATCAGCACGTGATATCAATGACTATTCAGCGCAGGAAATCCGCCGTATTATTCGCAAGGCATTTGAATTGGCACGACTTCGCGGCAAAAAAGTGACAAGCATTGATAAACAAAATGTCTTGGCAACTTCAAAATTATGGCGTAAAGTTGCTGAAGAAGTAGCCTTAGATTTTCCAGATGTCACGTTGGAACATCAATTGGTGGATAGCGCAGCCATGATTATGATTACAAATCCATCACGCTTTGACGTTGTGGTTACGGAAAATCTTTTTGGTGATATTTTGTCTGATGAATCAAGCGTGCTTCCAGGCACACTTGGTGTTATGCCATCAGCTAGCCATTCAGAAAATGGACCAAGCCTTTATGAGCCGATTCACGGTTCAGCTCCAGATATTGCTGGACAAGGCATTGCTAATCCTGTCAGCATGATTTTATCTGTTGCCATGATGTTGCGTGAAAGTTTTGGTGAAGTAGCTGGTGCAGAACTCATTGAAAATGCGGTTGATAAGACATTCAATCAAGGCATTTTAACACGTGATTTAGGCGGTAAAGCTTCAACAGCTGAAATGACCGCAGCTATTATTGCAAATCTATGA
- a CDS encoding DUF1294 domain-containing protein — protein sequence MTLKELALLIFVLWNVLTFLTYGIDKKKAEHGRWRISEKTLLLESILFGGIGAFLGGKIFHHKTLKWYFKACWYLGMVIDIAVLYWYIVIWK from the coding sequence ATGACTTTAAAAGAATTAGCGCTTCTCATTTTCGTTTTGTGGAATGTTTTGACCTTTCTGACTTATGGTATTGATAAAAAGAAAGCAGAGCATGGACGTTGGCGAATTTCAGAGAAAACATTGCTTTTAGAAAGTATCTTATTTGGTGGAATCGGTGCTTTTCTTGGTGGAAAAATCTTTCATCATAAAACTTTGAAATGGTACTTTAAAGCTTGTTGGTATTTGGGAATGGTGATTGATATTGCGGTTTTATACTGGTATATCGTCATTTGGAAATAG
- the leuC gene encoding 3-isopropylmalate dehydratase large subunit, which translates to MSGKSIFDKLWERHVVTGEEGEPQLMYVDQHYIHEVTSPQAFQGLRDAGRKVRRPDLTFGTTDHNVPTVDIFNIRDLVSKNQIDTLARNVKDFGIDAATHGTERQGIVHMVGPETGRSQPGKFVVCGDSHTATHGAFGAIAFGIGTSEVEHVFATQCIWQVKPKKMKVEFVGKPQKGVYSKDFILALIAQYGVDAGVGYAVEYCGEAIDALSMDERMTIANMSIEFGAKMGLMNPDQKTFDYVKGREAAPKGDKFEQAVEDWKTLVSDPDAEYDKVITIDVSGLAPMVTWGTNPEMGVEFGKPFPEIKDMNDERAYHYMDIKPGDKAEDIDLGYVFIGSCTNARLSDLELAAKIVKGKHISPNLTAIVVPGSRPVKKEAERLGLDKIFMDAGFEWREPGCSMCLGMNPDHVPEGVHCASTSNRNFEGRQGFGARTHLCSPAMAAAAAIAGKFIDVRQLSEVQ; encoded by the coding sequence ATGAGCGGAAAATCGATTTTTGATAAGCTTTGGGAACGCCATGTGGTTACTGGTGAAGAAGGCGAACCACAGCTTATGTATGTTGACCAGCACTATATTCATGAAGTAACAAGTCCGCAGGCATTCCAAGGACTTAGAGATGCAGGTCGTAAAGTACGTCGCCCAGATTTAACATTTGGAACGACTGACCACAATGTTCCAACGGTAGATATTTTCAATATTCGCGACTTGGTGTCAAAAAATCAAATTGATACCCTTGCTCGAAATGTTAAAGACTTTGGTATTGATGCGGCAACGCATGGAACAGAACGCCAAGGGATTGTTCATATGGTAGGTCCAGAAACAGGACGTAGTCAACCTGGTAAATTTGTTGTCTGCGGGGACAGCCATACAGCAACTCACGGTGCTTTTGGGGCAATTGCCTTTGGTATCGGAACATCTGAAGTGGAGCACGTTTTTGCAACACAGTGCATTTGGCAAGTAAAACCGAAGAAAATGAAAGTTGAATTTGTCGGTAAACCACAAAAAGGTGTTTATTCAAAAGACTTTATCCTTGCTTTGATTGCTCAATATGGTGTTGATGCTGGTGTAGGCTATGCGGTTGAGTATTGTGGTGAAGCCATTGATGCTCTTTCAATGGATGAACGCATGACCATTGCAAACATGTCGATTGAATTTGGAGCAAAAATGGGCTTGATGAATCCAGACCAAAAGACCTTTGATTACGTTAAAGGTCGTGAAGCGGCGCCTAAAGGTGATAAATTCGAGCAAGCGGTCGAAGATTGGAAAACATTGGTTTCTGACCCTGATGCCGAATATGATAAAGTTATTACCATTGATGTTTCAGGATTGGCACCAATGGTGACTTGGGGAACAAACCCTGAAATGGGTGTTGAATTTGGCAAACCGTTCCCAGAAATCAAAGACATGAATGATGAACGTGCTTATCATTATATGGACATTAAGCCTGGTGATAAAGCTGAAGATATTGATTTGGGTTATGTTTTCATTGGTTCTTGTACCAATGCGCGTCTATCAGACCTTGAATTAGCAGCTAAGATTGTTAAGGGCAAACATATTTCACCGAATCTGACAGCTATTGTTGTTCCTGGTTCTCGTCCTGTTAAGAAAGAAGCAGAGCGACTAGGGCTTGATAAAATTTTCATGGATGCTGGTTTTGAATGGCGTGAGCCTGGTTGTTCAATGTGTCTTGGAATGAACCCAGACCATGTGCCAGAAGGTGTTCATTGTGCCTCAACAAGTAATCGTAACTTTGAAGGGCGTCAAGGTTTTGGAGCGCGTACACATCTTTGTAGCCCAGCTATGGCGGCAGCGGCAGCAATTGCTGGTAAATTCATTGATGTTCGCCAACTGTCAGAAGTTCAGTAA